The following coding sequences lie in one Mus musculus strain C57BL/6J chromosome 11, GRCm38.p6 C57BL/6J genomic window:
- the Omg gene encoding oligodendrocyte-myelin glycoprotein precursor — protein sequence MALMEYQILKMSSCLFILLFLTPGILCICPLQCTCTERHRHVDCSGRNLTTLPPGLQENIIHLNLSYNHFTDLHNQLTPYTNLRTLDISNNRLESLPAQLPRSLWNMSAANNNIKLLDKSDTAYQWNLKYLDVSKNMLEKVVLIKNTLRSLEVLNLSSNKLWTVPTNMPSKLHIVDLSNNSLTQILPGTLINLTNLTHLYLHNNKFTFIPEQSFDQLLQLQEITLHNNRWSCDHKQNITYLLKWVMETKAHVIGTPCSKQVSSLKEQSMYPTPPGFTSSLFTMSEMQTVDTINSLSMVTQPKVTKTPKQYRGKETTFGVTLSKDTTFSSTDRAVVAYPEDTPTEMTNSHEAAAATLTIHLQDGMSSNASLTSATKSPPSPVTLSIARGMPNNFSEMPRQSTTLNLRREETTANGNTRPPSAASAWKVNASLLLMLNAVVMLAG from the coding sequence ctgtttctcacGCCTGGCATCTTATGCATTTGTCCTCTCCAGTGTACATGCACAGAGAGGCACAGGCATGTGGACTGTTCAGGCAGAAACTTGACTACATTACCACCTGGACTGCAGGAGAACATTATACATTTAAACCTGTCTTATAACCACTTTACTGATCTGCATAACCAGTTAACCCCATATACCAATCTGAGAACCCTGGATATTTCAAACAACAGGCTTGAAAGTCTGCCTGCTCAGTTACCTCGGTCTCTCTGGAACATGTCTGCTGCTAACAACAATATTAAACTTCTTGACAAATCTGATACTGCTTATCAGTGGAACCTTAAATACCTGGATGTTTCTAAGAATATGCTGGAAAAGGTTGTTCTCATTAAAAATACCCTAAGAAGTCTCGAGGTTCTTAACCTCAGCAGTAACAAGCTTTGGACAGTTCCAACCAACATGCCTTCCAAACTGCATATCGTGGACCTGTCTAATAACTCACTGACACAAATCCTTCCAGGGACATTAATAAACCTGACAAATCTCACACATCTTTACCTGCACAACAATAAATTCACATTCATTCCAGAACAGTCTTTTGACCAACTTTTGCAGTTGCAAGAGATAACTCTTCATAATAACAGGTGGTCATGTGACCATAAACAAAACATTACTTACTTATTGAAGTGGGTGATGGAAACGAAAGCCCATGTGATAGGGACTCCTTGTTCTAAGCAAGTATcctctctaaaggaacagagcaTGTACCCCACACCTCCTGGGTTTACCTCAAGCTTATTTACTATGAGTGAGATGCAGACAGTGGACACCATTAACTCTTTGAGTATGGTAACTCAACCCAAAGTgaccaaaacacccaaacaatatCGAGGAAAGGAAACCACATTTGGTGTCACTCTAAGCAAAGATACCACTTTTAGTAGCACTGATAGGGCTGTGGTGGCCTACCCAGAAGACACACCCACAGAAATGACCAATTCCCATGAAGCAGCAGCTGCAACTCTAACTATTCACCTCCAGGATGGAATGAGTTCAAATGCAAGCCTCACCAGTGCAACAAAGTCACCCCCAAGCCCCGTGACCCTCAGCATAGCTCGTGGCATGCCAAATAACTTCTCTGAAATGCCTCGACAAAGCACAACCCTCAACTTACGGAGGGAAGAAACCACTGCAAATGGAAACACTCGGCCACCTTCTGCGGCTAGTGCTTGGAAAGTAAATGCCTCGCTCCTTTTAATGCTCAATGCTGTGGTCATGCTGGCAGGCTGA